CTCTTCGAGGTGCGGTGTTGTTCGTCGGACAATTGCCGTATCTTGCGTTTCATTCTACCGTTACCTCTGCAACGATTGTAGGGCTTAATACGGAAATCCAAAAACGGATCCAAGGGAATCAAGATTGGATGAGTTCTCGTTGTTTTGTTTTTGATGGAAGATTGAGTCACGAAACAATTCTCAAAGGACCTGTCGGAATTTTGTTTGCCGATCCTGGAAGTGAAATCGGAGAGATTCTAACAAAGGAGGCTGGCCCTAGCAGACTTTCCTCCAATCCCACTTGGGCGCCAGAATTGATTGCCACTTGTTTTGAAATTCAAACTGCAAACCCGGAACAATATCCCAAAATCTTAAGTAGTTCTTTTCCCTTCAACCAACTAACACCTGCAAAAAAAATACAAGACGATGATCGTTTAATTCATGTTTTACGTAAACTCATCGAGAGCCCAGAAGAAACTGTAAATATCGAAGAACTTGCCCATGAGATTGGAATGTCTGAGTCTTGGTTACAACATGAATTTAAGAATGTGGTTGGTCTTCCCATTCGTGCTTTTCGTAAATGGTTTCGAATCAAAACGGCGGTGATCGCACTCAAACAAGGAGCCACCCTTGCCGACGCGGCCCTCAGTGCAGGCTTTTACGACCAAGCTCACTTTACCAATGTGTTTCGGGAAATCTTCGGAATTTCACCTTCCATCGTATTTAAAAAGGGAGAATCAATTCGCTGGTACATCCAAAACGAAGAGATCGATAAGATGCTTAAAGTTCTTTAAAAAACTGAAACTATTGCTCCACGCAGAGTAAATTGTTGAGAGTACCTCCGTTTCCGAATGCTGATGTGATCGCAATCGAACGGCTATCAGTCCAACTTGTTACCCCATAGGATCCGCAGCTTGCTGAGACACTATCCACCCAAGACGAACAGGTATGTGTTGTATCGGTTTGCCAATCCCAAGAAGGATTGTTTTTGATCCCTGTCCAAATTGCCGCCGCTGCGACAGAAATTAGATTCGTTAAGTTATTGTTATATACACCATTGGCATCCGATATGAAAATAATAGTAGATGGACTTGAGGCTTGCACATAGCTCGTATTTGGTGCCAATACCCAGTCGATTTGTTCCGTAATTCCACCAGAAGTACAATTAACGCTATTGCACGCTCTGCGATTTACATTATCCACAATCAAAGCCTTATAATTACCAGAGGAAGGTTTGTTGGCATCCAAGGAACATTTGTTATCTGCACCTATAATACCTCCTAGATTGGCATTATAGATCGTTGCTGTAACGAACATTTTACAAGGAGAACAGTGAGGAAAACCCGAGGAATTTGACAGAGTTGGTTTTTGCGTAATCAATTGTAAGATTCCGCAGCTACTTGTAAGATCAGCAGGATTACACAAATCTGCAGGTTTGCAGTAAAGAAAGCACAAAAGGTAGATGCAAAAGAATCTTATATTTAATCTCATGAATTGGACTGTTAAGTTCTTACGATAACATACTGGTATTTTTTTGTCCTCCGGGGACGGGAATCAGGAAGATAAATAAATAATTTATAACAACTGTATTTCATTCAGAATCTGAAACAGCGGAGACAACGTTTAACTTTCGTAATAAATCCCGGGACATTTGGTTATCGGTTGGGATCCTAATCCGAATAGAGTATGTTCATGATCATAAGAATGCGAAATCCGCCCATTGTTTCAGATCATAGGGCTACTCCTGTAAATTCGCTCGGATATTTGCGAGTGATGTTCACCGTACAAGATATTGACGAAATGGTATCTAGACTGATCAAAAATGGTGCAGCGCTTGTCGGTGGAATGGTTCAATACGAAGACATGTACCGACTTTGTTTTATTCATGGAGCCGAAGGAATTTTAATCGGTTTGGCAGAAGGACTCGGAAAAAAATAAGTATCCGCCCTTTATGGTTAAAGTGCCTTCATTTGAAGGTATGATTATTGATAAGAATTAGGTGATTCATATGAAAACTGCATTGATGGTTATTGATGTTCAAAATGACTATTTCCCTAACGGTAAGATGGAATTGAGTGATAGCATTCCAGCAAGCATTCAAATAAAAAAAATACTCCAACATTTTCGAAATGAAGCATTGCCGATAATTCATATCAAACATATTTCCACGAGACCAGGATCAACTTTCTTCCTACCTGATACTTTCGGTGTTGAATTCCAGGAAAATGTATTACCTACAAGCGATGAGAAAATAATTATAAAACACTATCCGAATAGCTTTCGCGAAACAGAACTCAACAGTTATCTAAAAGATAATCATATCTCAAAACTTGTAATCACTGGAATGATGACTCACATGTGCATTGATACAACAGTTAGAGCAGCTTACGATTTAGGATATGAATGTATTGTCGTTAAAGATTGTTGTGCGACAAAAATACTAAAAATAGATGAAGATGAAATATCTGCAGAAAATGTCCATAATGCATTTATGGCAGCCCTGAATGGAGTATTTTCTAAAGTCCTTACAACTAAACTAATATTAGAAATGCCATTTAAATAAATTCTCATCCCTCCAATAGTTGTAGAGGAATTCCCACAAATATTTGAGTTGCTGACCAGACCTAATTGAAGTATAAATACTCAGTCCTTTATTGAATAGATCCAAAGGAAATGTAAATTTATGGAACCAACCGCAGAACACAACCAACGAATGGCGCAAATGACTTTTGCCTCGGTGTATCCTCTTTATTTGACTAAAATTGAAAAAAAGGGACGAACACAAAAAGAACTAAACCAAGTGATCGAATGGTTAACATCTTTTGATGATAAAAAGATCAAAGAATTGATCGATAAAAAAGTAACTTTTCAAACCTTCTTTGAGAAAGCTAAATTAAATAAAAATGCAAATCTCATCAAAGGAATGATTTGTGGGTATCGTGTGGAAGAAATTCAGAATCCAATTACAAAACAAGTTCGGTATTTAGACAAACTAGTAGATGAATTGGCGAAAGGGAAAACAATGGAGAAGATTTTAAGGAATGGCATTTCGATATGACCTCCGGCCTAATCAATGCCCCAATTGTATTGATTATAATCAGTCGTTTCGGTCGTTAAGTAGCGAAGCGTATCGATACAGTGTTTTACTACGAACGAGTGCAAGGATGGTCACGAAAGAAAAAAGAAACATTGATGGAAAAAGCTAAATTCATCTGACAAATCCACCTAACTTTTATTAATCTAAAAATCACCTAACAAATAGTATTTTTCGAACAATCCTTGCGCCAAGGATTGCAGTGGAAATCGGAGCGAAAGCGAAGATTGGAACGAAAAGCCTGGTCGGTTCGAAGATCCAATCGCAAAATTATTTCCCATTCGAGGCGCCCAAACGAACCGAAAACTATCTCTGGGCCACCTACCAGACTTTTAGACCCATTCTATACCTTTTTTCTTAATTTCGCTGATTGTATCTCTTCTTGACAAATCATCCTATAGATGATCTGCTGATTGAGTTCCAGATATTTGAAAATCCTGTTAGGTTCCCAATGGCAGATGAAGAGACAAAAGATTTTTTCCGAAAAATTATTTTTACCAATGAAGAAATTTTAAAACTTAGAATTTTACTTTATAGTTTAAAAATACGAGCTCTCAATGCACAAATCCTTTCCGCAAACTCGGGAGCATTTGCAGCAAGTTACGGTGTTGTATCAGCAGAGATCATTCATTTTAATCATAAAATTCAGGAAGTAAACGAGAAGTTAACGAGAG
Above is a window of Leptospira wolbachii serovar Codice str. CDC DNA encoding:
- a CDS encoding helix-turn-helix domain-containing protein, which translates into the protein MQNVICALRGAVLFVGQLPYLAFHSTVTSATIVGLNTEIQKRIQGNQDWMSSRCFVFDGRLSHETILKGPVGILFADPGSEIGEILTKEAGPSRLSSNPTWAPELIATCFEIQTANPEQYPKILSSSFPFNQLTPAKKIQDDDRLIHVLRKLIESPEETVNIEELAHEIGMSESWLQHEFKNVVGLPIRAFRKWFRIKTAVIALKQGATLADAALSAGFYDQAHFTNVFREIFGISPSIVFKKGESIRWYIQNEEIDKMLKVL
- a CDS encoding DUF1554 domain-containing protein yields the protein MFVTATIYNANLGGIIGADNKCSLDANKPSSGNYKALIVDNVNRRACNSVNCTSGGITEQIDWVLAPNTSYVQASSPSTIIFISDANGVYNNNLTNLISVAAAAIWTGIKNNPSWDWQTDTTHTCSSWVDSVSASCGSYGVTSWTDSRSIAITSAFGNGGTLNNLLCVEQ
- a CDS encoding VOC family protein, whose protein sequence is MFMIIRMRNPPIVSDHRATPVNSLGYLRVMFTVQDIDEMVSRLIKNGAALVGGMVQYEDMYRLCFIHGAEGILIGLAEGLGKK
- a CDS encoding cysteine hydrolase family protein is translated as MKTALMVIDVQNDYFPNGKMELSDSIPASIQIKKILQHFRNEALPIIHIKHISTRPGSTFFLPDTFGVEFQENVLPTSDEKIIIKHYPNSFRETELNSYLKDNHISKLVITGMMTHMCIDTTVRAAYDLGYECIVVKDCCATKILKIDEDEISAENVHNAFMAALNGVFSKVLTTKLILEMPFK
- a CDS encoding DUF2200 domain-containing protein, translated to MEPTAEHNQRMAQMTFASVYPLYLTKIEKKGRTQKELNQVIEWLTSFDDKKIKELIDKKVTFQTFFEKAKLNKNANLIKGMICGYRVEEIQNPITKQVRYLDKLVDELAKGKTMEKILRNGISI